The following coding sequences are from one Clostridioides difficile ATCC 9689 = DSM 1296 window:
- a CDS encoding patatin-like phospholipase family protein: MKGLVLEGGGTKGAYQIGAYKALRELGIEFQGVTGTSIGALNGAYIIQNDIEVMEDIWLNYDYTHFMNIDRETYERFKNVDFTTKNLNAVFELINKARKNEGIDISPLRQLMETTLNEDIIRKSKKDFGLVTVWWDKKINPYPLYIEDIPKGRLIDYLIASSSLPIFQTNMMDDKLYLDGMFCDNMPIGLLEDKGYEDVVVIRLIDDFIGKMNLNRHQNINIKTIIPSEYLGGSLNKDRDNVEKNIRLGYLDTMKAYERCTGIKYYFDVEYKYNEEYCFDKFRSMSNETIQYICNLLNIKRDASLRTVMESVIPKLGEVLGLPKDFSYKDLFYCIYEKKLEENNINRIKLYDFNKVIDVVNTNIDSNRNLASNFEVRPKISIKKNKNTKLLTNCIIKDIKNQS, from the coding sequence ATGAAAGGATTAGTTTTAGAAGGTGGAGGAACAAAAGGAGCCTACCAAATAGGTGCATATAAAGCTTTAAGAGAGCTTGGTATAGAGTTTCAAGGAGTAACTGGCACATCAATTGGTGCTTTAAATGGAGCATATATAATTCAAAATGATATTGAAGTAATGGAAGATATTTGGTTAAATTATGACTATACTCATTTTATGAATATTGATAGAGAAACCTATGAGAGGTTTAAAAATGTAGATTTCACTACTAAAAATCTCAATGCAGTGTTTGAGCTTATAAATAAAGCTAGAAAAAATGAAGGTATAGATATAAGCCCATTAAGACAACTAATGGAGACAACATTAAATGAAGACATAATAAGGAAATCAAAAAAAGACTTTGGACTTGTTACGGTCTGGTGGGATAAAAAAATTAATCCATATCCATTGTATATCGAAGATATACCTAAAGGAAGATTGATTGATTATTTAATTGCTAGTTCCAGTTTGCCTATTTTTCAAACGAACATGATGGATGATAAGTTGTATCTTGATGGAATGTTTTGTGATAACATGCCAATAGGACTCTTGGAAGACAAAGGTTATGAAGATGTTGTTGTAATTAGGTTGATTGATGATTTTATTGGGAAAATGAATCTAAATCGACATCAAAATATAAATATAAAAACTATAATACCATCAGAATATCTAGGAGGTTCTCTTAATAAAGATAGAGATAATGTAGAAAAAAACATCCGACTAGGTTACTTAGATACTATGAAAGCATATGAAAGATGCACTGGAATTAAGTATTATTTTGATGTAGAGTATAAATATAATGAAGAATATTGTTTTGATAAATTTAGAAGTATGAGCAATGAAACAATACAATATATCTGTAATTTATTGAATATAAAAAGAGATGCTTCACTTAGAACTGTTATGGAAAGTGTAATACCAAAGCTTGGTGAGGTGCTTGGATTGCCAAAGGATTTTTCATATAAAGATTTGTTTTACTGTATATATGAAAAGAAACTTGAAGAAAATAATATAAACAGGATAAAATTATATGATTTTAACAAGGTTATAGATGTTGTAAATACAAATATTGATTCTAATAGAAATTTAGCTTCTAATTTTGAAGTTAGACCTAAAATTAGTATTAAAAAGAACAAAAACACAAAATTATTGACAAATTGTATTATAAAAGACATAAAAAATCAAAGTTAA
- a CDS encoding Eco57I restriction-modification methylase domain-containing protein has protein sequence MDDISQDNFLLSKEYENSLDVDTKKASGIYYTPKIIVDYIVKKTLKNHDIIKNPYPRILDISCGCGNFLLEVYDILYDLFEENIYELKKKYDENYWTVDNIHRHILNYCIYGADIDEKAISILKDSLTNKKVVNDLDESDIKINLFCCDSLKKKWRYKFDYIVGNPPYIGHKKLEKKYKKFLLEKYSEVYKDKADLYFCFYKKIIDILKQGGIGSVITPRYFLESLSGKDLREYIKSNVNVQEIVDFLGANIFKNIGVSSCILTFDKKKTKETYIDVFKIKNEDICINKFETLEELLKSSKFEHFNITQRLLSDEWILVNKDDETFYNKIQEKCKYSLEDIAISFQGIITGCDKAFILSKDDVKLNLVDDKFLKCWIKSKNINKYIVDKSEYRLIYSNDIDNENTNKRILDEIIGLYKTKLENRRECKSGIRKWYELQWGREKLFFERKKIMYPYKSNENRFAIDYDNNFSSADVYSFFIKEEYLDKFSYEYLVGILNSSVYDKYFKITAKKMSKNIYDYYPNKVMKIRIFRDNNYEEIENLSKQIISILLNKSIDKGKVEKLQIKMDNLIMDSLGI, from the coding sequence ATGGATGATATATCTCAAGATAATTTTCTACTGTCTAAAGAGTATGAGAATAGCTTAGATGTAGATACTAAAAAAGCAAGTGGAATATATTATACTCCTAAAATAATTGTAGATTATATTGTAAAAAAAACTTTAAAAAATCACGATATAATTAAAAATCCATATCCACGAATACTTGATATTTCCTGTGGGTGTGGAAATTTTCTTTTAGAAGTATATGATATTTTATATGACTTATTTGAGGAAAATATATATGAATTGAAAAAGAAGTATGATGAAAATTATTGGACTGTTGATAACATACACCGTCATATATTAAACTATTGTATATATGGTGCTGATATTGATGAAAAAGCTATAAGTATATTAAAAGATAGCTTAACAAATAAAAAGGTAGTAAATGATTTAGATGAATCTGATATAAAGATTAATCTATTTTGTTGTGATAGTCTTAAAAAGAAATGGCGATATAAGTTTGATTACATAGTGGGTAATCCACCCTATATTGGTCATAAAAAACTTGAAAAGAAATATAAAAAATTTCTCCTAGAAAAATATAGTGAAGTTTATAAGGATAAAGCTGACTTATATTTTTGTTTTTATAAAAAGATTATAGATATTTTAAAGCAAGGAGGGATTGGCAGTGTTATAACTCCAAGATATTTTTTAGAAAGTCTATCAGGTAAAGATTTAAGAGAATATATTAAATCAAATGTCAATGTTCAAGAAATAGTGGATTTTTTAGGTGCAAATATATTTAAAAATATAGGGGTATCTAGTTGTATTCTAACTTTTGATAAGAAAAAAACAAAAGAGACATATATAGATGTATTTAAAATCAAAAATGAGGATATATGTATAAATAAATTTGAAACATTGGAAGAACTTCTAAAGAGTAGCAAATTTGAACATTTTAATATAACTCAGAGATTGCTATCTGACGAATGGATACTTGTAAATAAAGATGATGAAACTTTTTATAATAAGATACAAGAAAAATGTAAATATAGCTTGGAAGATATAGCAATAAGTTTTCAAGGAATAATTACAGGGTGTGATAAAGCGTTTATTTTAAGTAAAGATGATGTAAAGTTGAACCTTGTAGATGATAAATTTTTAAAATGTTGGATAAAAAGTAAGAATATAAATAAATATATAGTAGATAAAAGTGAATATAGGCTAATATACTCAAATGATATAGATAATGAGAATACAAATAAAAGGATACTAGATGAAATTATAGGGCTATATAAAACAAAATTAGAAAACAGAAGAGAATGTAAAAGTGGAATAAGGAAATGGTATGAACTTCAATGGGGTAGAGAAAAGCTTTTCTTTGAAAGAAAAAAGATAATGTATCCTTATAAATCAAATGAAAATAGATTTGCTATAGATTATGATAACAATTTTTCAAGTGCAGATGTATATTCTTTTTTTATAAAAGAAGAGTATTTAGATAAATTTTCATATGAATATCTAGTTGGAATTTTAAATTCCAGTGTTTATGATAAATACTTTAAAATAACTGCTAAAAAAATGAGTAAAAATATATATGATTACTATCCTAATAAGGTTATGAAGATAAGGATTTTTAGAGATAATAATTATGAAGAGATAGAGAATTTATCAAAGCAAATAATATCAATTTTATTAAATAAGTCTATAGATAAAGGAAAAGTAGAAAAATTGCAGATAAAAATGGATAACTTGATAATGGATTCTTTAGGTATATAA
- a CDS encoding RrF2 family transcriptional regulator has product MISEDVDYSIRIIRAIFNNGEDKPIDAKMILKSEDIPILTLYRLLRKLCANNILTFNKEDGKTYMLNVSLDTISLRTIVEVIDGKIYINKCTRYVSNCSNCLKGCKVNRELLEIEKEIYKLLSRKSIRQILE; this is encoded by the coding sequence ATGATTTCAGAAGATGTAGATTATTCAATAAGAATCATAAGAGCTATATTTAATAATGGAGAAGATAAACCAATAGATGCTAAAATGATATTAAAAAGTGAAGATATACCAATACTAACACTATACAGACTGCTTAGAAAGCTTTGTGCAAACAATATTCTTACTTTTAACAAAGAAGATGGCAAGACATACATGTTAAATGTGTCATTGGATACAATAAGTCTAAGAACTATTGTAGAAGTAATTGATGGAAAAATATATATAAATAAATGTACGAGATATGTATCTAATTGCAGTAATTGCTTAAAAGGTTGTAAAGTAAATCGTGAATTGCTAGAAATAGAAAAAGAAATTTATAAACTTTTATCGAGAAAATCTATAAGACAAATACTAGAATAA
- a CDS encoding putative bifunctional diguanylate cyclase/phosphodiesterase, producing the protein MNKNSMTRIYSLNKIIFIIIGILGIVLLTRHIEVDIKVLILILLTLFSINVFISYLKIKLYEDKINLGLINNSDKFINITKDENFLKHVQNYIISNEKENCVMACFDLCRLKLINDIYGYELGDEVLNNILSNLKNYFGKEAIYGKLKSDVFVLIIKLENREQKIPYLVNLIKNKIVILSQIDSFKMDINIEASIGIYKFNNNEIDIKKAIDNADMARLKSKGLKHIEYVEFDNAMEEEIQSIMKIERDLFLAIKNKEFVIHYQPKVDSSTGNIIGSEALIRWLHPSLGMVGPNKFIPIAEKNGLINNIGRWLIQEVFITINKWISEGINVLPVSINLSRVELYKNDLVDFFKLMFNTYNIPKELIELEITETTALRDVKFISERLYEIKSLGMNISLDDFGVGNSNFINLKGIPLDIIKIDRSLILDIVTNTKTKFMVKAIVNLSHDLNVTVICEGVEDMHQVKVLSELGCNFIQGYVFFKPLDEMNYKKLLTDGSYINLKDTLLDKCMTVEEE; encoded by the coding sequence ATGAATAAAAATAGCATGACAAGAATTTACAGTTTAAATAAAATAATTTTTATTATAATTGGAATTTTAGGAATAGTTTTACTCACAAGACATATTGAGGTAGATATTAAAGTTTTAATTTTAATTTTATTAACCTTGTTTAGTATAAATGTATTTATTTCATATCTTAAAATTAAGTTGTATGAGGATAAAATTAATTTAGGATTGATAAATAATTCAGATAAGTTTATAAATATTACTAAAGATGAGAACTTCCTAAAACATGTTCAAAATTATATTATCAGTAATGAAAAAGAAAACTGTGTAATGGCTTGTTTTGATTTATGTAGACTCAAACTTATAAATGATATATATGGTTATGAGCTAGGGGATGAAGTGTTAAATAATATTTTAAGTAACTTAAAAAATTATTTTGGAAAAGAAGCTATTTATGGAAAGTTAAAAAGTGATGTTTTTGTATTAATAATAAAGCTTGAAAATAGGGAACAGAAGATTCCTTATTTAGTAAATCTTATTAAGAATAAAATTGTGATACTAAGTCAGATTGACAGTTTTAAAATGGATATAAATATTGAGGCTTCTATTGGAATTTATAAATTTAACAATAATGAAATTGATATAAAAAAAGCTATAGATAATGCTGATATGGCAAGGCTTAAATCAAAAGGACTAAAGCACATAGAGTATGTAGAATTTGATAATGCTATGGAAGAAGAAATACAATCAATTATGAAAATAGAGAGAGATTTATTCTTGGCTATTAAAAATAAAGAGTTTGTAATTCACTATCAACCTAAAGTTGATTCAAGTACAGGTAACATTATAGGTTCAGAGGCATTGATAAGATGGTTGCACCCATCATTAGGCATGGTTGGACCAAATAAGTTTATACCTATAGCTGAAAAAAATGGTCTGATAAACAATATTGGTAGATGGCTAATTCAAGAAGTTTTTATTACCATTAACAAGTGGATTTCAGAAGGTATAAATGTCTTACCAGTCTCAATAAATCTTTCTAGAGTAGAACTATATAAAAATGATTTAGTTGATTTTTTTAAACTGATGTTTAATACATATAATATTCCAAAAGAACTTATAGAATTAGAAATTACAGAAACGACAGCACTAAGAGATGTAAAATTTATAAGTGAAAGGCTTTATGAGATTAAATCTTTAGGTATGAATATATCATTAGATGATTTTGGAGTAGGTAATTCAAATTTTATCAATCTTAAGGGGATACCACTAGATATTATAAAAATTGATAGGTCACTTATATTGGATATAGTTACAAATACAAAAACAAAGTTTATGGTGAAAGCAATTGTTAACCTTTCACATGATTTAAACGTAACTGTTATATGTGAAGGGGTAGAGGATATGCATCAGGTCAAAGTCTTAAGTGAACTGGGATGTAATTTCATACAAGGTTATGTATTTTTTAAACCTTTGGATGAGATGAATTATAAAAAACTTCTTACTGACGGAAGTTATATAAATCTGAAAGATACTCTTTTAGATAAATGCATGACAGTTGAGGAGGAGTAA
- a CDS encoding N-acetylmuramoyl-L-alanine amidase family protein has product MSKGNNNNNSRNKSKKTSHLNRKKRKLNKKKLAVLICFTVLFLFIAFKATQGVVALVKSMDKSNKTNQQQNVNSEQFDLGNEEENKKKKYTVFIDPGHGGNDKGTESKTSNRYEKDLNLQIAKKLANKLSKQKDIQVVVSRTDDTYISLKDRAILANNSSADVLVSIHLNAEKNGNTATGIETWYRNKATDGSKELAQTVQSTIVSYVKVRDRGIVENNFEVLRESNMPAILIECGFLTTPSEEQKIINEKYQDQLAEGIVQGVLSYLDSKGNK; this is encoded by the coding sequence ATGTCAAAAGGCAATAATAACAATAATTCAAGAAACAAATCTAAAAAGACCAGTCATCTGAATAGAAAAAAGCGAAAATTAAATAAGAAAAAGTTAGCAGTGTTGATTTGCTTTACAGTTTTATTTTTATTTATTGCATTTAAGGCTACTCAAGGTGTAGTAGCTTTGGTAAAAAGTATGGATAAAAGTAATAAAACTAATCAACAACAAAATGTTAACTCAGAACAATTTGACCTTGGTAATGAAGAGGAAAATAAAAAGAAAAAATATACTGTATTTATAGACCCAGGTCATGGAGGCAATGATAAAGGAACTGAAAGCAAGACCAGTAATAGATATGAAAAAGACCTAAATCTACAAATTGCAAAAAAATTAGCAAATAAATTATCTAAACAAAAGGATATTCAAGTAGTAGTATCCAGAACTGATGATACATATATATCATTAAAGGATAGAGCTATCTTAGCAAATAATAGTTCTGCTGATGTGCTTGTTTCTATTCATTTAAATGCAGAGAAAAATGGTAATACAGCAACAGGTATAGAAACTTGGTATAGGAATAAAGCTACAGATGGTTCAAAAGAACTTGCACAGACAGTACAAAGTACTATAGTATCCTATGTTAAAGTTAGAGATAGGGGAATAGTTGAAAATAACTTTGAAGTACTTAGAGAATCAAATATGCCTGCTATATTAATAGAGTGTGGTTTTTTAACAACACCTTCAGAGGAACAAAAAATAATAAATGAAAAATATCAAGACCAACTTGCGGAAGGAATTGTTCAAGGTGTACTTTCATACCTAGATTCTAAAGGGAATAAGTAA
- the uppS gene encoding polyprenyl diphosphate synthase — translation MRIPKHVGIIPDGNRRWASQNGMTKDKGYESGIDPGLESYRLCRDLGCEEVTFYGFTTDNTRRPSVQTKAFTKACIDAANILIDEGAALLVVGNTKSPMFPEELLPYTNRIKAKEGQIKANLLVNYGWYWDLNNISGVENVNKNNIQDYIQSFDVSRLDLIIRWGGRRRLSGFLPVQSIYADFYVIDNYWPDFKSDDIKDAFSWYDTQDVTLGG, via the coding sequence ATGAGAATACCAAAACATGTAGGAATTATACCGGATGGAAATAGAAGGTGGGCAAGTCAAAATGGTATGACAAAAGATAAAGGATATGAAAGTGGAATAGACCCTGGACTAGAGTCTTATAGATTATGTAGAGATTTAGGCTGTGAAGAGGTGACTTTTTATGGATTTACAACTGATAATACAAGACGTCCATCAGTGCAGACAAAAGCTTTTACAAAAGCATGTATTGATGCTGCAAATATATTAATAGATGAAGGTGCTGCTTTATTAGTTGTAGGAAATACAAAATCGCCAATGTTTCCAGAAGAATTATTACCATATACTAATAGAATTAAAGCCAAAGAAGGTCAAATAAAAGCAAATCTTCTGGTAAATTATGGTTGGTATTGGGACTTAAATAATATATCAGGAGTAGAAAATGTAAATAAAAATAATATACAGGATTACATACAGTCATTTGATGTATCCAGACTAGACTTGATAATCAGATGGGGTGGAAGAAGGAGATTAAGTGGTTTCCTTCCTGTACAATCAATTTATGCAGATTTTTATGTTATAGATAATTATTGGCCAGATTTTAAGAGTGACGATATAAAGGACGCATTTAGTTGGTATGATACACAAGATGTAACTTTAGGTGGATAA
- a CDS encoding DUF4358 domain-containing protein, which yields MKKILILFFSIILSLGMVSCSSSGDYKNVSTSKIKKALKSSDLLIKESKIFDAKDFNYFNDVEEDIIQGFVINSSEKLSLEDIIVIKTDEVDKIYKTLENYKKDMIQAPFGEGHGEKINSEIANNTIIEKAGRYVYLISAENATQIENKILNIIKK from the coding sequence ATGAAAAAAATTTTAATATTGTTTTTTTCGATAATCTTATCATTAGGAATGGTTAGTTGTTCTTCAAGTGGTGATTACAAAAACGTTTCTACATCAAAAATAAAAAAAGCATTAAAATCTTCTGATTTACTTATAAAGGAATCAAAAATCTTTGATGCAAAGGATTTTAACTATTTTAATGATGTAGAGGAAGACATAATTCAAGGTTTTGTAATTAATTCTTCTGAAAAATTATCTCTAGAAGATATTATCGTTATAAAAACTGACGAGGTAGATAAAATCTATAAAACTCTAGAAAATTATAAAAAAGATATGATACAAGCACCTTTTGGAGAAGGACATGGAGAAAAAATCAATTCTGAAATAGCAAATAATACTATAATTGAGAAGGCAGGTAGATATGTTTATTTAATTTCTGCTGAAAATGCAACTCAAATAGAAAACAAAATACTGAATATCATAAAAAAATAA
- a CDS encoding HAD family hydrolase, which produces MIKLIATDLDGTLLDEKSEINPEFYKVFKKLRERGIMFSAASGRQYQNLIKKFEDIKDDMMFISENGTLVVYKGKEILSNPLNKELVNEIIETTRSIKGKKIVMSGKKYAYIESKDEAFIQEVSTYYAKFKIVEDLTKVEGDILKIAVFDFKGAEHNNNIYFEKFSDRAQVCISGVEWLDLTAKGANKGSAIKKVQKMLDIKYEETMVFGDQLNDVEMMKSAYHSYAMENANEHLKQIARFRAKRNTENGVVDKIKEVIKIG; this is translated from the coding sequence ATGATAAAATTAATAGCAACAGATTTAGATGGAACTTTGTTAGATGAAAAGAGCGAAATAAATCCAGAGTTTTATAAAGTATTTAAAAAATTAAGAGAGAGAGGGATAATGTTTTCTGCTGCTAGTGGCAGGCAGTATCAAAATCTTATAAAAAAATTTGAAGATATAAAAGATGATATGATGTTTATATCAGAAAATGGAACACTAGTAGTATATAAAGGAAAAGAAATATTATCAAATCCTTTAAATAAAGAATTAGTAAATGAAATCATAGAGACAACAAGAAGTATAAAAGGGAAAAAAATTGTAATGAGTGGGAAAAAATACGCTTATATAGAAAGCAAAGATGAAGCGTTTATACAAGAGGTCAGTACTTATTATGCAAAGTTTAAAATTGTAGAAGATTTGACGAAAGTAGAGGGAGACATATTGAAGATAGCTGTATTTGACTTCAAAGGTGCAGAACATAATAATAATATCTACTTTGAAAAGTTTTCTGATAGAGCTCAAGTATGTATTTCTGGAGTGGAGTGGCTTGATTTAACTGCAAAAGGTGCAAATAAAGGGAGTGCCATAAAAAAAGTACAAAAAATGTTAGATATAAAATATGAAGAAACTATGGTATTTGGTGACCAGTTAAATGATGTGGAAATGATGAAAAGTGCCTATCATAGTTATGCCATGGAAAATGCAAATGAACATTTGAAACAAATTGCTAGATTTAGAGCAAAAAGAAATACTGAAAATGGCGTTGTAGATAAGATAAAAGAGGTTATAAAAATTGGATAG
- a CDS encoding LCP family protein, whose translation MSGLKKFVIFLALLVIAFPVSIYGYVFTKLKTIQDDSINTEALSSNDYKNEENITNILLLGTDARPGEEVSRSDAMMILTIDNKNKSLKLTSLNRDTYVNIPGRGEQKLTHAYVYGQANLLIETIEENFQLDIQNYAVVDFFSFMDIVDALGGVTVTVDKSEIRELNKFIPETYKWNKNDNKGSLKYIRNSGEQKLNGYQTLAFSRIRKNDSTDERDRRQRSVIQSLINGVKDLPVTKYPNLVNTILPYVKTNMNPNEIISLGKELLSIGNLNLKSMEFPLSTENGRKIGNAGYVIPFEEYELDAMHDFIFKDIMVED comes from the coding sequence TTGTCAGGACTCAAAAAGTTCGTTATATTTCTAGCCCTTTTAGTTATAGCATTTCCTGTTAGTATATATGGATATGTTTTTACTAAATTAAAAACTATACAAGATGATAGTATAAATACAGAGGCGCTTAGTAGTAATGACTATAAAAACGAAGAAAATATCACAAACATATTATTGTTAGGTACAGATGCAAGACCAGGAGAAGAAGTTTCTCGTTCTGATGCCATGATGATACTTACTATTGATAATAAAAATAAAAGTCTTAAGCTAACTTCATTAAATAGAGATACTTATGTTAATATACCAGGACGTGGAGAACAAAAATTAACACATGCCTACGTATATGGACAAGCTAACTTATTAATAGAAACTATAGAAGAAAACTTCCAACTTGATATACAAAACTACGCCGTAGTTGACTTTTTCTCTTTTATGGATATAGTTGATGCTTTAGGTGGAGTTACTGTTACTGTTGATAAGAGTGAAATAAGAGAATTAAATAAATTTATTCCTGAAACTTATAAATGGAATAAAAATGACAATAAAGGTTCTCTTAAATATATAAGAAATTCTGGTGAGCAAAAATTAAATGGATATCAGACACTTGCATTTTCTCGTATAAGAAAAAATGATAGCACAGATGAAAGAGATAGAAGACAAAGAAGTGTTATACAGAGTTTAATAAATGGTGTTAAGGATTTACCAGTCACTAAATATCCTAATCTAGTTAACACAATACTTCCGTATGTAAAAACTAATATGAATCCTAATGAAATAATATCTTTAGGAAAAGAACTTTTAAGTATAGGAAATTTAAATTTGAAATCTATGGAGTTTCCTCTTTCTACTGAAAATGGTAGAAAAATAGGTAATGCAGGCTATGTAATACCTTTTGAGGAATATGAACTAGATGCAATGCATGATTTCATATTTAAAGATATTATGGTTGAAGATTAG
- a CDS encoding LCP family protein, with amino-acid sequence MSKLKKFVILLAFLVVIFPISVYGYFYYKLSAIHDSSISSDLLDNNDHKNEDGIINILLMGTDARPNEDSSRSDAMMILTIDNKHNDIKLTSLARDSYVDIPGHGKQKLTHAYAYGQADLLIQTIEENFNIDIQNYACVNFESFMYIIDAIGGVEVTVEKGEIRELNKFIPETYKWNKSDDKGSIQYIRNSGKQTLNGYQALSFARIRHNDTAFARDGRQRQIIQAIIKKTETLPVTKYPGLLDAVLPYVKTNMKPNAILSLGAQVLKMGDLNIKQFEFPIDDEIHSTGGIYGKAGWVLRFDPDTLDILHDFIFNDIEFKQ; translated from the coding sequence TTGTCAAAATTAAAGAAATTTGTTATACTACTGGCTTTCTTGGTAGTAATATTCCCTATAAGTGTCTATGGATATTTTTATTATAAATTATCTGCTATTCATGACTCGAGCATAAGTAGTGATTTATTGGATAACAATGACCATAAAAATGAAGATGGGATAATTAACATACTACTTATGGGAACAGATGCTAGACCAAATGAAGATTCTTCAAGGTCAGATGCTATGATGATACTTACTATTGATAACAAACACAATGATATCAAACTTACATCATTAGCTCGTGATAGCTATGTAGACATCCCTGGTCATGGTAAACAAAAACTTACTCATGCTTATGCTTATGGACAAGCTGATTTATTAATACAAACAATTGAAGAGAATTTTAATATTGATATTCAAAATTATGCTTGTGTTAATTTCGAATCATTTATGTATATAATTGATGCTATTGGTGGCGTTGAGGTTACTGTTGAAAAAGGAGAAATACGAGAACTAAATAAATTTATTCCTGAAACTTATAAATGGAATAAAAGTGATGATAAAGGTAGCATACAATACATTAGAAACTCTGGAAAGCAGACTCTAAATGGATATCAGGCACTATCTTTTGCACGTATCAGACACAACGATACAGCCTTTGCTAGAGATGGCAGACAGAGACAGATTATACAAGCTATAATCAAGAAAACGGAAACTTTACCTGTTACTAAATATCCAGGTTTATTAGATGCAGTTCTTCCATATGTTAAAACTAACATGAAGCCTAATGCAATACTTTCTTTAGGAGCTCAAGTTTTAAAAATGGGTGACTTAAATATTAAGCAATTTGAATTTCCTATTGATGATGAAATTCACAGTACAGGTGGTATATATGGAAAAGCTGGATGGGTTCTTAGATTTGACCCAGATACTTTAGACATATTACACGATTTTATATTTAATGACATAGAGTTTAAACAATAA